The region accagtcatacaaggaaaATGGTCTAATGCAGTGGTCAGCAACCCGTTGATCGCGATTGACTTGTCGATCTCCAAGGGaccttctctgtctctggctcatactccagtccagttggtaagtaaggcaccttaaagttggttgccagacgccatataaaatccacagaagaagaaggttACCAAAGATGTTTATATATCTAatccaagatagaccacagcctcatagtgggcagaacataCAAGGGgttgggcagagccaagcacgagctagcgaaaTCCTATTGGCACGTTGTAGAATGTATTTGCATAACTACATTCGCCCCTTCCACTCCTaaacaaagcattttttttttactttggcaaagggtaaagtctacaaaacagtCCACTCTGTTCTTAACATGTTCTAGAAATGGGAGAAATGGGAACAGAAAAcatgattgagatcaaatgtttaatcgattagaaaattagcagaatgtcggccaaaatccgtCTTGCtctatcttctcccactgccttgCCACTGTGCTTCctttcatcaccatatttggtggtgagtggaaTTGCCTAccggatgcttcagatttatacgTACGGTGAAagatctgtctcattgttctatctgtgaggTTACTGGTTGGAGGAGAGTTGAGGCGTGTCCCCTCAGCCAACTCCCTCCCTAGAAGCCTAatttcatttgttgttttgtgtggtgCTCTGCTACTGCGTAAAGTGTTCGGACGAATTTGCTGTCAATCTCCGACCAAACTCTACTTATGGTCGGTTGATTAAGGGATCAGTAGGAGTTACCAGTGAGATTAAACTGGGATCTAAGGCAATTTAATGCGATATCGCAAGAGTCCCCGGACTTCATGCCATTTTCAGGTGCATTTACGTTagtttggtagctagctagccagccagcctatCAGTTAACGCTAACAAGCCactcaagaaactgaagatgtccGACTCCGACATAATGTCTTCAACTGAAGACAGAGCCAAGGAGATTTTGAAGGGTTTTAAACTGTATCCTTTTCAATTAATGGTTTGCCTGGTTGTTCACCTATCTAAGTTAGCTgccgtagctagctagccaggtgGTGTTGCTTGCTGGCTCTTGCTGCTTGTCACACGTTGGCGTAACTAGTTAGTGAACCTAGCCAACTAATATTGTTAGTCTGATAGTTTGACGTTAGCGGGGTTGCTAGTGTCTTTCTGGGCCATCCTGCTTCTAGCTGGTTTGCTGACAAGTTACCTAGCTAGATAACCGGCCTAGCTAGCTAGACACTGCAGCTGTAACGTTATGTGGTAGATAACTTTGGATAAATTtactaatttagctagttagtcaAATTGGACAAGGAGGTAGTGGAACATGCACACAGGTTAGGTGTTAGCTAAATGGGTgtcttagctagttagctggctggtTCTGACTTGAATTTAACTTGGGTAGCCGTTTGCTGATGCTCCCTGTATCTGTCCKTGCATACAGAACAGTATTGCTAATTGTCTTGCTTTGCCTATTACTTGTACAGGAGAATGCTTTAATATATTAAAACAGCCTGTACAGTGGCTAAAATCAaagaaaatattatttaaaataagTGTCTGGCTGGAAGGGTGATCTATACTGAACCTGTTGGACATTACTGGAGCTGTTGGCGGGGCAGAGTGGGAAATCTGACAATTTACCTCCTGTAATCACCATCTTAACTCAACATGCATTTTTAATCATACCATAGTGGAGTTTGTTTGATGTACCTTCTGTGGGTAATTTTTTTTCATCTCCTAGCTGGGTAGAAGCCCTTTCTCTGGTTTACATAACACAAGCCACTGGTCCCAAAATAGGCACAGTAATGCGGACGAGAATAATCACACCTGCGTTGCTTCCACCGGCTTAACATGGACTGAAGGCCCATTATTTAATTCCACTCTGTACTTTACAATTTTTTTTGGTAGTACTAAGGGTATACAGTTGCATAGGTAAGAATCCTGACTGTTGTGACAGGCTGTGGATCTGTGTGTGACCTTCCTTGGGCAGGCTTCATTTTCTAGGCTGGTAATTCTTAAATCCTTGATTTGCAAGGATGGGGATTTGCTGCCTTATGGTCCTCCTCCTAACAGGTCTGGTGACTGAGTTTAGGGTGTTACCACTGCATGGAGCCCTGGCTGCATACACATACTCATTTCAGGACCTTTGTGAAGAAGTTAGGCCTATGCAGTTAAGggtggcgggtagcctagtggttagatcattgggccagtaactgaaaggttgctagttcgaatccctaagctgtcaaggtaaaaaaatatgttctgcccctgtacaaggcagttaaccaactgttcctaggccatcattgtaaaaaagaatttgttcttaactgacttgcctggttaaataaaaaaacacatgttttggGTTGTAGAGGACGGTCAAGCTGTTTTGTTTAAGTTGATCCTCCTGAGACCAAGCAATCAATTTGTGAGGAATTGTCAGTCTTTGAACTAAAGACAAACTCCTTCCTTCCCCTCGATAGTTGGGTAACCAGCATCAGGTTAATTGTGATTACAAGGTCACGAAGGAAATCTGTGGATGCTGCTGTTTCTAAGGTTTTTCAACAAATTAATCTAGAAGTTGTGTATTTATTGCTGATCAAAGTTGTCGATCACTGAGTGCCATATAGTGACTATTGCGTTGAGGTTACAGGAACACTTCCCTGGCATGACTGGCTTTTTGACCTGTAGGTCTTATGCAATAAAGGTAATTATAGAAAGTTCAAGAAGTTGCTTCACAGTGGGGAGTATTCAAAGAAAGCACAGGACCTGCTACAACTCAGCTTCAGCACCAATTTGCTGCTTTGGATACTGATAAGGGTATCATAGTTGCTCTCAGTTAGTACACTTTCTAAGGCTAGCATAATATTCATGTTCTTTAATGACTAAGTAGAACCTGAAAGTGTGCATAATCAGATTCAAAACTTTGATTCCTGGGAATGGCCTTGCTTCCATAGTACACTAATGTATTTTATAGAATAACATCAGTAGTCCCTTCATTGCCCTACAGTAGGTCACTATTGGAAAAAACTGCACATGAACACAAGTAGCTAGGTTAATTAGACATGCATCTGACAAAGTCCATACATGACTCCGTTGCGTTCCGTTTCTTGGTGTGATGCTACATCGGGCTTCCAGGCCTGTACAGGAGCACAGTGCTTCAACATGGCCTCTGTTATATACCTAAGACGGGCAGAGGCTGGCCTCTGAGGAGAATGCAGTGTGCGCTGCAGCCAGTTTCTGCTTCCCCTGAGTGGACATGACTTGCATGTAATCTTTCCCTGGGTCAAACTGATCCACAGAACTATGAACACAAGGACTAGCTAACCAAACAGTGGTAGTCAGTTGATGCTGGGCTCCGCTATTTGCTACTTTTAGAAGTTTTTCAATGAGTTGCGCAAACCATGTGTTTTTGACAATTAGGCCTGTGTATAGATACAATTGTGATTTTAAAAATTTAATAATTGTTACACTGTTTACTTGGTGAGATGTAGCRTATTCATTTTCATTTCTCGTGTCTATTGCATGTGTTTTGGTCATGCATTCACATGTGTTTTGCATCAAGGAGCTACTCTTTAAAAATAGATGAGGCTGTAGGGAGGCTATCATGCCCATAAGGGCTAATTAAGAAGCCTGTGAGTGTTGTGGGACCAGGGTCTGCCACCCCTTCCGCAGATCTCCCCTGCTTAGCACCAGGGATGTCCATATGTGTGATCCAGGAGACATGTCACCTTTTCCGCCACCGGGCCTAACTAGTTGGCTGCAGAATAAATTTAAACTCGACTACCCTATCCAGGCCTATTATGAAGTAAGTGTCTATGACCTTGGCATGTACTGGAAACATTTAGCTTCATTGTTTTTATGCAGCCAGTTAATGAGCTTAACACAGAGGCCACTTTTTTTTATAATTCACATTGaaaaagtagcagcagcagcttgTATTGCAGTTCATTCATAAATGGTAAGCTGGGTAGACACTGCTTTGTCCCCCAGACAGTCATTGTCCAGCAGGGCTGACAACTGTTCAATTAATTTGTCTAGGTAACAGCCAACAGCCACTTCACACAAAGCATCCTAGTCATTTAGAGATTGAAAGAGGGTGCCTATACAGGCCTATGTTTTCAAAGGAAGTTTCTATTAAGATGAGAGCTGTGGACTTCGTTGATCATTCTAGAAGGATGTGGAAACTGCTAGGGGGGAGGCAACTGAGCTCTTGGTGGGCTCACTGGGCTGCAGTCAGATTTGAAATGCTAAAGTGGTTCAAAGCGCCACACATTTCATCTCACTAAGACAGCCCTACTCTACAGTAGCTTGCTAGCCAAGCTCAGTGTTGAGGTTGGTCGCGTCATGTTTGCGTGACTTATTTTCCTATCTGCTTTTTTAATATTTGACCATCATTCAGTCAAGGCCCCGATTTGTTTGAAAGAGTTTATCCCATGTGGGGAATGACTTGACTGACACTTCCACTTCTCCATTTTCATCATTTTGCTGTTAGAAGCTGGTGGCCTGGTGCTGACACCCTGTTGCTCCCTGTGTGTGTTGAGCGGGAGGAAGAAGAGCAGCACAGATGGTTTTgagacttgggggggggggtcaggtgcTTCTGACATAGTACCCTCTAGTTGACACAACAGCTATATCTTCCAGTTGGCTTTTTATTCCCAGAGCCGAGTTAGAAATTCTTTGTTCTGTCTGTTAGCACTTGCACCAGCTGGAGTACTGTTACCCACTTGCCTTGGCTTGTACCACATGACCTATTAGAAGAGGTTAGCTAGTAGTAGCTAAATAATCATGGGTGGCTTTAATCCACTAAAATAGCTCACTCCAATAAAAGAACATGGCGtgagagctggtgtaaatgactaGGGCCACACACGGCGGCTCTTGAAGAATGCAAATGGGAATACCCGGCTTTCAATTTTGGCTTTAACACATGCCAGTTCCCCTGTACCCCCAAAAATAAACTCAGtgaacttaaatgactaaaaccagtatgtagaaaatataattGACCTATTATTTTACgatataatctttgagaactaaaaATCACCCTATTGTTTTTTCAGTTGGCTGCCACTATCATAGCTTGATGGGTTAGGGTTTCCTGTTACCTTGTGCCACCTTGAGGAATACTGGCATTACTTCATTGATACACTGAGGGAAATTTGACACTTGCTATAGACAAACAACTTGGACAAGGCTACTGCTGTCAAACCCATGACTGTGTACTATTCCTTGACTCCTGGTCTCCCAGAAACTGGATGAACCTGCGTGATGCTGAGACTGGGAAGGTGCTGTGGCAGGGAACAGAGGACCTGTCTCTTCCTGGGGTTGAACATGAAGGTACCGGAACCTCCTGAGGTTTACTGTCGGCTTTCCTCCTGGTGTAGAAAATGTATTATTAGGCCATATCTTCCTACCACTACCAAGATGACCACTGTATTTATGATTGCTTTtattaaacataaataaatactggaattgatacatacagtaggctttacagacaTCAAATTGGAAATGTAAGTAAATCTAACTCAATTTTAAAGAAGCAAGGCATTCACAGCAACTCTGACCACTTCATTAATGACTGTCCATGGCCTCAGTCCTGCTTTGTTGACCACTCCATTCTAACCATCCCAGCAGTTTGTCCTCAAGAACTTGAACCCTAACCAATGTCAAAATTTGGCTTGTGTGATACCCCCGGTATACGTTATATTTCGAGATGCCAACAgaatgatttttcaataccgtaAGGGGGGAAAAAAGCAGTGCGTGCTACTCCGCTTATAACTAACTATAAGTTGAGTGTAACATCTAAGATGTCAAATGTgttatatccagctcagggctccagctatgcattttgTTTGCTGTGTGGCTTGATGTCAAGCTCAAGCGTCTTGGTTACAGAAGACATTCAATCCCCCCCGATCAtgatccctgttgcctaaattgttttgtgcatgttttttttttatggaaattgtaccccttgtgtgcacattttgtAATGGTTATAGTACAGAAACTGTATggcggtatgaaaatctggataccgcccaaccctagtcAAATTGATTATCAATTTACCTCTGCACATAGTTATATACACAACATTGATATTAGAATCTACAGAAAATGCCGGTAGTGAGAAAGTAGCCTAGGTCTTGGTAAACATCAGGCTGTTGTGTTGAGTGCATCTATTCTCTCCTAATTAGTAGTTTGACTGTCCCATTCATTTCCTTGCAGCTCGAGTCCCCAAAAAAATCCTCAAGTGCAAAGCTGTGTCCAGAGAGCTAAATTTCTCTTCGTCAGAAAAACTGGAAAAGTTCCGCCTTGAACAGAAGGTTTTCTTCAAAGGCCAATGTTTAGAAGGTACTAGTCTATTTGATCTGTTTCAATCTTGTTGTTATACAGATACTCAATAAGAATGCAATGTCTGTGCATAGTGATTGCACTCATcacatgtattttgtgtgtctctctcctctacctgcaGAATGGTTCTTTGAGTTTGGCTTTGTGATTCCCAACTCCACAAACACATGGCAGTCTTTGATAGAGGCAGCGCCAGAGTCTCAGATGATGCCCGCAAATGTTTTAACGTAAggatatgcaacaacaacaaaagattgGGCTTTTTGGCCATTCTCCTACAGTTGGGTTGTGCAATTGTCAGTAGTATACAATATGCACTCACTAGGCTACATCTTGAGTAAGTCATTAGGCTACAGTGAGATTCCTTCAcctcacttttttttaaatgctaaacTTGCAGGAAACTCATTTCTTTTATGGGACTGCTTTGCCTCATACTTTGCAGCTAGTGTCTGCTGATttgtaacatttatttttctctcccttGCAGTGGGAATGTTGTTATAGAGACCAAGTTCTTTGATGACGACCTTCACGTCAGCACCTCCCGGGTACGACTTTTCTACGTCTGAAGAGGtacaccttttttatttttttcaacccTTGAAGTGGGGAGGACCAGGCATACACTGCTGATTGTTGTTTTTCAGTGGTCACGGGATGCCATGTTCAAAGGAGTGCATTTGTCTTCTACAGTGACAGCAGCACGAAATAAACCAAAATCCAACCAAGATCACACTGGCTTCTT is a window of Salvelinus sp. IW2-2015 linkage group LG13, ASM291031v2, whole genome shotgun sequence DNA encoding:
- the LOC111971422 gene encoding retinal rod rhodopsin-sensitive cGMP 3',5'-cyclic phosphodiesterase subunit delta encodes the protein MSDSDIMSSTEDRAKEILKGFKLNWMNLRDAETGKVLWQGTEDLSLPGVEHEARVPKKILKCKAVSRELNFSSSEKLEKFRLEQKVFFKGQCLEEWFFEFGFVIPNSTNTWQSLIEAAPESQMMPANVLTGNVVIETKFFDDDLHVSTSRVRLFYV